From a single Pseudobutyrivibrio xylanivorans genomic region:
- the recG gene encoding ATP-dependent DNA helicase RecG, protein MELLSPVDTIKGVGEKTTKLLNKLGVYTIEDILLFFPRTYLVYPAPSTPDKDNVNSLISIQGRLKTSPKVFKSRSKMDVLSVTTYAGDVPVDLVWFNSNYLKTSFEPGKIYIFYGRLIFDKGRFKMSQPVIFEPEKYDKIRKQIQPIYHLTKGLSNNLVLKSVKAAFEKCRIPSNRLPEDIESKNDFMSYEKALYAYHFPENFDELVKARRRLAYEEMFFFILNSRLQENKSVSFENCFHITHHTETDAFKDGLEFKLTEDQSKVLSDIVSDLSGDYVTQRLIQGDVGSGKTIVAFLAMLDVALSGYQSAIMAPTEVLAKQHFETFSKWVEASGLNIPVVLFTGSMKASEKKLMQKTVDENPACLIIGTHALISDGRTFNNLALVITDEQHRFGVQQRDKLSQKGEHPHIIVMSATPIPRTLAMILYGNMHVSTIKTMPANRLPIKTCVIKEGMRASALKFVRDEIEKGHQVYAICPLVEASETTEAQNVTEYSKKLKKYFNDKYEVGVLHGKMKPAEKNQVMADFANHATQILVSTTVVEVGVNVPNATVMLIENANRFGLAALHQLRGRVGRGSAQSYCILMNSSSEDRESERLNIMLKSNDGFFIAKEDLKLRGPGDMFGVRQSGEFAFKVADIYQDADELEMASSDVDSIIKEDPELENHQALRSTLNSFLANQFYVL, encoded by the coding sequence ATGGAATTGTTGTCACCAGTAGACACTATAAAGGGTGTTGGCGAAAAGACAACTAAATTATTGAATAAGTTAGGAGTATATACCATAGAGGATATACTCCTTTTTTTTCCGCGTACATATTTAGTTTATCCTGCGCCAAGCACTCCAGACAAGGACAATGTAAATTCACTTATTAGTATTCAGGGAAGACTTAAAACCAGTCCAAAGGTTTTTAAATCCAGAAGTAAAATGGATGTTTTGTCTGTAACAACTTATGCAGGTGATGTCCCTGTTGATTTGGTATGGTTCAATTCAAATTATCTAAAGACATCCTTTGAGCCAGGGAAAATTTATATATTTTATGGGCGTCTAATATTCGATAAAGGCCGATTTAAGATGTCCCAGCCTGTTATATTTGAGCCTGAAAAATATGATAAGATTAGAAAGCAGATTCAGCCTATATATCACCTGACAAAGGGCTTGAGTAATAATCTTGTTTTAAAATCGGTGAAAGCGGCTTTTGAGAAGTGCAGAATTCCTTCAAACAGACTTCCAGAGGATATAGAATCCAAAAATGATTTTATGTCTTATGAGAAGGCTTTATATGCTTATCATTTTCCTGAAAACTTCGATGAGCTTGTGAAGGCCAGAAGAAGACTTGCCTACGAGGAAATGTTTTTCTTTATTCTTAATTCAAGGCTACAGGAAAACAAAAGCGTTTCATTCGAAAATTGTTTCCATATCACTCATCACACAGAAACTGATGCTTTCAAGGATGGCCTTGAATTTAAGCTTACTGAAGATCAGTCTAAAGTACTTTCGGATATAGTATCTGATTTATCGGGAGATTATGTTACCCAAAGATTAATCCAGGGCGATGTTGGCAGTGGTAAAACTATCGTCGCTTTTCTTGCTATGCTTGATGTAGCCTTATCTGGCTATCAGTCTGCAATAATGGCCCCAACAGAAGTTTTGGCAAAGCAGCACTTTGAGACTTTTTCAAAATGGGTTGAAGCCTCTGGTCTTAACATTCCTGTTGTACTTTTTACCGGTTCCATGAAGGCATCTGAGAAAAAGCTGATGCAGAAGACTGTAGATGAAAATCCTGCATGCTTAATCATTGGTACACATGCATTGATTTCAGATGGCAGAACTTTTAATAATCTTGCACTAGTTATTACAGACGAGCAGCATAGATTTGGCGTTCAGCAGCGAGATAAGCTTTCTCAAAAAGGTGAGCATCCCCATATTATTGTCATGTCTGCAACTCCTATTCCCAGAACATTAGCGATGATTCTCTATGGTAATATGCATGTGTCTACCATTAAGACAATGCCTGCAAATCGATTACCTATAAAGACCTGTGTTATCAAGGAGGGCATGAGAGCATCTGCTCTAAAATTTGTTCGGGATGAAATTGAAAAGGGACACCAGGTATACGCTATTTGCCCACTTGTAGAGGCTTCTGAGACAACTGAAGCACAGAATGTCACAGAATACAGTAAGAAGCTTAAAAAGTATTTTAATGATAAATATGAGGTAGGAGTTTTGCATGGCAAAATGAAGCCCGCAGAAAAGAACCAGGTTATGGCAGATTTTGCTAACCATGCTACACAGATTCTTGTAAGTACTACTGTTGTTGAGGTTGGAGTAAATGTTCCAAATGCTACGGTTATGCTTATTGAAAACGCTAACAGATTTGGTCTTGCAGCCCTTCATCAGCTTAGAGGACGAGTTGGTCGTGGTAGTGCGCAAAGCTATTGTATCCTTATGAATTCAAGCTCTGAGGATAGGGAATCTGAGAGACTTAATATTATGCTTAAGTCAAATGATGGATTTTTTATTGCCAAAGAGGATTTAAAGCTGAGAGGTCCTGGAGATATGTTTGGTGTCAGGCAAAGTGGTGAATTCGCTTTTAAGGTTGCTGATATTTATCAGGATGCTGACGAACTTGAAATGGCATCTTCAGATGTTGATTCCATAATAAAAGAGGACCCTGAGCTTGAAAATCATCAAGCCCTAAGGTCCACTCTAAACTCATTTCTCGCTAATCAGTTTTACGTGCTCTAA